The Bacteroidales bacterium genome segment CTCCGGTAGCTAATTTGCTGATATAGTCAGGACAATTAGTAAATATATCAAGTAGCTGAATAAGAAAATCCCGTCCGTCTTTCATTTCCGGAACAGAAAATACCACAGGTTCATGACGGATATCAAGTACAGCCGGGCAATAATAGGTATCATTGTTAGGTGATACGACAGTAGTATCTGCCGGCGAAAACAACCTTGCTTCCACCCACATTGTATTCCAGACATTCTTACTATCGCCCACTATTTTCCAAATGGCTTTATTGTGTTCTACCGCAGGAAAAGCATATATATATGCTTCCTTGGCTAACGATTTGGCATGCTCCGGTGTCAATTCCGATTTCGGGCCACCACAAGAGATGAATACTAAATTTATTATAAAGAATGTCAATAGTTTTATCCTGGTATTCATATATTTTATTTATTTAAATTTTTATAGTAATTCTTGTTTTTTATATTTGTGTATTTATTTCACTTCTTTTGGGAATGGCTGTTGCCATGTACCGTTCGTAATATCCGTTCCCGGCCCATATAAGCGGATTATGCAGTTGAAGGGGCCTTGTGCAGGAACAGGCAGCCAGTTTCCTTCTTTCGCCTTTCCGGGTGAAACGGATTGCAGATAGATATCGAGACTTCCGTCCGCATTGTATTTCAGGTCTTCAGACCTATCCCCGATAGAGTATCGATCAATAGGATTTTGTACCAGTGAACGGTTGGGCAGATTGTATATAGTTATACTCCAAAAATACTCTACATGAGGTATTTGACCTTTCGTGAAATGCAGTATGTATTTCTTATCCCCTGTCAGCGGGTGATTATCTATATCGTTTGAACCGCCCACATATACGGCTTCTTCTTTTGTATTGCCATATATTCCAACGGCAGCTGCCGTTGCTCTGGCGAGGTAGTCATTTCTGAGGTCGCTTCTGGTCCCAAACAAGTTCATCGAATTTTCGATATGTGCAATACTATCTTTCAAAGCTGTTTTTCCATCTTTTATACCTTCCCTGATAGCTTCCAGCACTTCTTTAGAGTATAGGGTTGTGTCTAACGGTTGTCCCGGAATAATACCTATCCGGGCAAATCTCGATCTCAGTTCTTTTTCCGAAGGGTGCATTGAGGTATATTGAAGTAATATATTCAATATGTTTATAAAAGATACATTCATATAATCGGGTTCGCTCCACACCGGCAATGGCAATTTATACGATTTATGCGTAGGAGTTTGTATCCCTGAAAATTCGTGAAGCGGCATCAGATTATATTGTTTTTGGATTTTTTCCACCGTTGGCATGTCGTTTTCGTTCTTTAACTCCGTACGTCCTAATATACACACCAGATTAGTTTCACAACGGAACACGGAATCCACGCCTGCGGGTTTATTGCCTTTCCAATCGGGGCCTGCAATTAAATATCGGCCGGCTCCATTGCCCGTGGAACGGGAACCGACATAGGCAAAGTTATACGTGTAAAGATCTATCAGCTGCATCACATAGTAGCGATCGGCAGGTATGGCCGGAACTTCAAGTATAACAGGTTCATCCGAAAGGTCGAGTATGCCCCATGAATATGGGGTGTCGTTATTAGGGGATACGATGGTTGTGTCTTCGTAGGTAAACATTTTCGTATAATTCTTGAATCGGTTGAACCCACCTGCATAGTCCGGAGAATTCTTATCCATAGCATAATGATAAATGCTCTTGTAGTTATAAAACATCGAATATCCGTATATCCAGGCTTCTTTCGTAATAACACGTGCACTATCCGGAGACGAAGTAATATTCGATCCCGGCACTTTTGTGCTTTGTTTGCATGAACTCAGCAGGCAAGGGAGAATAAGTATTAAAATTACCTTTTTCATATTATAATGGTTTAAATTATGGTTGTGTATGATTTATGAAAAATATCCGTATTATACTCCGGTTTAAAATTGTGTATTAACACCAATAAAAGTCTGAAATCTGGTCTGTCCTTCGCCTTTTGCCAAAACCGAAAATTGAGGTTCGACAAAAATATTAAGAACTACTTTTTTCACCATGACAACTTTGCCTATACCTAATCCGAGCGGGATATTGTAATTTTGGTTTTCGAAATTGAATGACCATACACCTGTGCTGCGCAAATATGTCCCCTTTCCTAGTTGTAGAATTCCGAATAATTGCACGGTCAACATATTGACATCGGCCACTGATTTTTTACCTGCAAATGATGCCTGCCATTGAAGCAAAGCTCCGGATTGAAGAATTGGATTCCTTGAGAAGAAAATCATGGCGGCAGCTCCGGCTTGCCATTTATTAGAAGATAAATCATTTGTTCCTGTCGGGAATGTAATTAAGGGACCAAATCCGACTTTAATCCCATTCATATCAAAAGTGCAGATTCCGAACAGATTAAAGTCTCCTAATCCTGATCTGGGACTACTTCCCGGCGCCCAGCTTGTTATTAGAGGTAGCGTGCCCCGTATAAGGAATCTCCCAATGGGCTGCCCATAACGCAACATCAGCATATTTTGTCCTACACCTGAATGCCCATATACATTATTAACAATATAATTATGCAGGTTGATTGCCTTGCTTTGTGCTAAAGGGTCATTGGCCTTTTTTAAAGTTTCATCGTCTAAATTTGTCTGCTGTGCGAATATACTTCCAATCGCAATCACACTAAGCAGGAGAATTAAAGCTACTTTTACGGTTACTCTCATTATTGATTTTAATTATGGTTTAACAAGATTTTACTTACGAAAAAATCGGAATTGCTTTTTGGATACGTTTCTCAAAGTTCTGATATTTTCTGCAAAACTATAGAAAAGCCACAAAAGAGGGAGTGTTGAATCGTCAAAATATTATATGACAAATCGTAATTTATTTACTTTTTTATATGACAGAAAATAATTTATATGCCAAATCGTAAAAAGAATAATTTAACTCCTTCTTTGTCAAATTTAACATATTTATCTTACTTTTGTATCATGAGTAGTTTTTTATTATATCTAAACGCCATAACCACACTAATTCCTGTTTTTTCGGCATTGTCTTGCGGAATAATGATAAGCCTCTCTATTGGTGATAGCCTTTCGTTAGAAGAAAAAAAGTTAAAGAGCATTGTTGCATTTTATTTTGGATTAGCTGCAATAGGATGGTTTACTACATTTTGTTATGGGTATTATCCGAAAGTTTTCGTTTTTTTGAATGTTCCCTGTATGCTTACATTCACATTAATACCTGTATTATTTTATCGTATCATTTATTTCTTGACCCATTTGGAGCAGAAAGATCGCTTTTCATTACTGCATTACCTTATACCTGCTATCCTCACGATTGTGTTGTTAGTGTGGTCATTTTTTGTTCCGTTCGATATACAACTTGAGATAGTGAACGGCAAAGGACTTGTGATCCCTGCCGGATATGAAACATATACAAAGTTGTTTACTTCAAAACCGGCACTGCGGGCTTTATTCGGGATCATATATTATGCGATGATCATATTGTTGCTTGTTCGTTACTACAAAAAAGCATGTGCCCCCAAAAGTTTGGTAAGAAAACCGGCAAAATGGGTGTTTTTCTTGGTCGGCATTTCAGTGGCGTCAATGCTTTCTTCCATGCTTCCTACGTTTACGCCACGGAGTGTGATATTCACTTCTGTATGGACATTTATTGCTGCTATCGGGATTGCTACGCAGCACATTTTACTGACTTATCATATTATACGGCGTAAATATATGCTTTATTTAATCTACCCGGAAGCCTCCCAGGTAAGAAATAGGCAAGTACAGAAAGAAAAAACGGATCATCCCACTCGCAGGCATCATTCCGGAAAAATAACACAACAGAAATTTAACGCTTATCTTCAAAAAGAAAAACCATATCTCAGATCCGATTTCAGAATAACCGAATTAGTAGATGTTTTTGATGTGAACCGCAGTGAAATATCCGGGTTTATAAACGAAGAATACGGCATGAATTTCAATGCTTATATAAATCAATGGCGGCTTAAGGAGATGAAACGTTTGGCCGCACTTCCATCAAATAGAGATCAGAATGTAAATACTTATGTTACAAAAGCCGGATTTAATGATTTGAGGCAATACTACAGAGTGCTGAGCCGGGAGCGTTACAGAGAAAATGATATGACTAAAATTAACGAGCTTACAAAGAAATGATAAACATTGAAATAATACAGGCGATTGCTTTTTCCGCACCCATGTTCTCAGCTTTAGTATGCCTTATATTCATGTTATTATATTATCATAATAGTACCGGAATTTCTACACGAAAACTTACTCTATTGATGATATTCACTTACATAATGGCATTTTTCTGCTGGTTTGGCATTATACTCTATGTAATGGATTATGACGCATTTGTACGGTTTAATACTTTTTTCTTTCTGGCTCTGATGTTAGACCAGGTATTGTTATATCATTTTATGTTTATTATTACCGGAACAGGAAACAAACGCAGGTTTAATACTATTCATTATATTGTACCTGTTATACTTGCGGTTATTATGGGGGTATGGTCGCTTCTGACACCTTATGAGGTGCAATATTATATTGTAGAAAGCCGTGGGGAAAATGCTCCCGGCTATCTGTGGTATTCACGTTTCTTTTCTTCCACAGTCCCAATATTTATCATATACAATATAATATACCCTATTGCCGGTTTTTACCGTATACGCGTATATCGTCGTGAGGTAGTAAATTATTCAGCTGATGAATACCGCACCTCCGTAGGTTGGCTTTATATGTTGGTATTTCTTATATTATTAACTCTTCCGTTGGCATCTGGTGTGCTTTTCGTTCATAAAAGTATCTTTTTTAATTCTACACTTACTATTATAGGTGCTTTATTGCCGATATTTCAATATGTAATTATCTGTTACAATCTTATATCGGGTAACTATGTGATCATAGATATAGACCCCGCCCCACCTATAGGGGAAATAGTCGAAAGCGAAACAAGCCTACTCAACCGCAAACGATTCGAACAATATATATATAATAAAAAACCATACAAAAATTCCAAGTTGAGAATTATTGATGTTGCTGCCGACTTGTGTACTAACCGTAGTTATGTGTCAGCATTCATAAATAAAGAATACGGCATGAATTTTAGCCGTTATATCAATCTCCGGAGATTGGAGGAACTTGACAATCTTCGATTATTACCGGAAAACTCTAAAAGCAGTGGTTTGGAGTTGGTATTAATGGCCGGATTCAGTGGTTATCGAAGTTATCTACGTGTAAAAAAAGATGAAAACCAAAAATCAATATTAAGTAAAACAATCGGATAGCAGGGTAGTTGTTTTGTTAATCAAAGATAGGCTATAAATATATGTTTAAGAGTTTTACAAAGTAAATTTACTTCGTTAAAGATGAAATATATGGAGGAAAAGTTTCAAAATCCTGCCTCTCCGCTTAGAAAAGAATCAACTCCACCCTTCCATTCCTCCAAATCGACCTTTGTATTTACTAAAATGCAGCCTTGCTTTTGGTAAAATGGAAGGGTGCTTTTTAAATTTGCTCCTTTGTATTTTTGAAAAGCAAGGGTGCATTTGCCTGTGTGTAGAATTTCTTTTGGGCCACCCTAAGCTGAGGGGTTAACTTTATGCGGTATTACATAACTTACCGCATAAGTTTTTTTAAAGAAAATACCTCCATATAAAAAGGGGGAAGGTATATAAACTTCCCCCTTAAGGTTGTTCTACAACGGTTTTACCGGAATACAGATATCCACAATGTGTTTCTGCTCGGGATGAGTGGTGTAATCGTTGTGATAGAGTTCGTATGTACAACCGTCGCCTTGCTGGTAACCGCTATCCACAAACCAGTTGCACATTGAGTTCCAGGCTTTTTCAAAATCGGCAAAACCAAGCTCGAAATGTCCGACTGCATACTTTCCGCCCGGAATTGTGAGTTTGCCTATTTCGCCATCCACTTTTACATCTTCTTCGATAATGATACAGGCACTCTGACGAACTTTCTCCGTCTCAGTAACGGTAGGGTCATCGTGAATTACCGATGCGCTTTTACTGATATTCGGTGTGTAAAGTCCGCGAGGGTAAGCCCATTTGAATAACTTTCCATATGCTTCTCCAATTTTATTGAACGCTCCGATGTGGCGCACATACACTGCCTTCATTTCAGGCATTTCTTTAACTTCAATGTTTGATTTCATAAAATAAAATTGATTTGAATTAACGATGCAAAGGTCGGTACTCTCGCTCAGACCGCTTTTCAAATTCTTGCGAAGCATTTGTCCATTCTTGCTAAACAACTTACCGTTCTGCGAATAAACTGGTTTATCGACTTTACTGAATTGGCTGGGTGTTATGCCGAAATACTTTTTAAAGGTTCGACTGAATAAGGAAATGCTTCCGAAGCCACAGTCATAAGCTATTTCGGTAATTGATGCGGGATTTTCTTCGCGCAGTTTCCAAGCAGCTTTCTCCACCCGCAGACGTTGAATGTAGTTAATGGGCGTTTCGCCGATAAGAAAAGTAAATATCCTATGAAAATGGAAAGGTGAGAAATTGGCAATATCTGCAATTACTTTCAGCTCTAAAGAGTTGTCAAGATTTTGATCTATGTAATCCATTACCCTATTGATTCGTGAACGGTATTCTATTCGACTTCTTTCTTGTATATTCATAATTTACAAAGATATACCCATCAAGGGGAATAGATTGTTCTATTCTTGCTAAGTTGAAGTAACATAATAAAATCTTCTTCATTCTCATCAATTATCTTAAAACCCAGCCGTTCATATAAACGAATAGCCGGATTTCCTTTGGTGATGCTCAAAGAAACCTGCCGATAGCCTTTCTCTTTCATCAACGCTATCATTTTGTTCATCATCCGAGTACCCAATCCTTGATTGCGGTATTGTTCGAAAATGGCAATTGCAATTTCGGGTGTAAGTTTGTCGATATAGCCGCAGCCTTTCGGTTCTCCTCGAAATGTCCTTATCCAAACCGCACCCACAGGCTTGTCATTAAGCAAGGCGAGCAAGCAGCGGTCGTCTTTTTCCGCGCCCCAGTTATCCCAATAAACCCTGACTTGCGGGTAGTAGATTACTTCTCTCGGATAAGGATTCGTCGGGTCGGGGTGGTAAATGGCTTCATACATGAAGTCTTCCATTAAGGAATATTCAGAGGGACGAATCCCTCTGAACATTGCATTTATACTCATAGCTTCTTTGCTATATAGAACACATAGCCATAAAATTCTTTATACTTATTGTATAAACCTTGTTCACGACGTTGGTTCACTATAAGATCTTCCGCCATTTTGTTTCCTGCATATTTTTTTAGGAAACCTTCTTGCACTTTGCTGCAAGGAGCGAAGAAATATTCCGTCCAACAATTCTCAGGAATGATGAAAGTAGCTACAGGAATGTATCCTGCTTTCTGTATCTGGGCAACTTTGTTCGGAATTGTATCTATCTCGGGATAATTTTCCATCCAAAAGTCGGTTATCTCATCAGGACGTTCGTCTGTAAACCATGTTGCTTCCGATGCTGCGATGTAACCGCCAGTTTTCAAGTATTGCTTCCATTCGTTAAAACCCCGCTCGAAACCTATATTATAAATAGCGCCTTCCGACCAAATGAGGTCTATGGATTCTTTTTCGAAGGGAAGCGGGTCTATCATTGAACCTACAACGCCTTTTACTCGCTCATGCAAACCAAGTTGTTCCGCATTTCGATTAAAGATATTTATAAAATCGGGAAACAAATCGAGAGCGGTAATTTTGCCCGGAACGTTCTGAGCCAATACCATAGTTTGTCCGCCAGTACCGCAACCTATGTCGGCAATGCGCGATTGTTCGGTCAGATTGTCGACAAAGCTCAATGCTTTGACGGTTGTTTCGGGACTACCGGGTCCCTGGCGTTCAACTAATGCGAAGTATTCGCAGATAAGATTAAAATCGAAGTCGTGAATAGTATTATGTTCTGTTGTTTTATTTTTGTTACTCATGATTATTTATTTGAAAGTTAAAATTTGAAAATTGAAAGTGTTTTAGAAAAACATTTCGATTTTATTTAATATATAAATACGGAAATAACCCAGACAAGAAAATGCCTGAGTATATATTAGGGGAAATAACCTTGACGGAATGTCAAAGGTTATTTATTTCACGGACTCCTTCTTCGTTTTTAACATAGGCTGCAAAAGTAATATATTTTTCCGGAAATATGCTTAAAAGTTTTTACTTTTAGTATATTCTTTTTCGTATTTTTGCACATTAAGCATTATATGCCTATAAAGTTTTTTTATGTAACATAAAAATAGATGAGTACAAATTTTTTCTACAAGAAGCTAGGTTACGAGCATTTAGCCAAATGTTCGGAAATACCAATTTCTAATCCTGAATATCAGGAATTGGGAGGAATAGGTGCAGATAAAGTTTATTTCTCAGGAGATTTTCCCGCCATTTTATTTAAAGAAGTTAAGGCATTCGATATTGATGCCTTAAAGCAAATTGCCGAAATTCAACACAAAGCATGGAACTATCGAAAAATCATGTTTCTTTTTGTTGTGTCAGACACTGAGATTAGGATTTATAATTGTT includes the following:
- a CDS encoding AraC family transcriptional regulator, producing MNIQERSRIEYRSRINRVMDYIDQNLDNSLELKVIADIANFSPFHFHRIFTFLIGETPINYIQRLRVEKAAWKLREENPASITEIAYDCGFGSISLFSRTFKKYFGITPSQFSKVDKPVYSQNGKLFSKNGQMLRKNLKSGLSESTDLCIVNSNQFYFMKSNIEVKEMPEMKAVYVRHIGAFNKIGEAYGKLFKWAYPRGLYTPNISKSASVIHDDPTVTETEKVRQSACIIIEEDVKVDGEIGKLTIPGGKYAVGHFELGFADFEKAWNSMCNWFVDSGYQQGDGCTYELYHNDYTTHPEQKHIVDICIPVKPL
- a CDS encoding DUF1254 domain-containing protein; the protein is MDKNSPDYAGGFNRFKNYTKMFTYEDTTIVSPNNDTPYSWGILDLSDEPVILEVPAIPADRYYVMQLIDLYTYNFAYVGSRSTGNGAGRYLIAGPDWKGNKPAGVDSVFRCETNLVCILGRTELKNENDMPTVEKIQKQYNLMPLHEFSGIQTPTHKSYKLPLPVWSEPDYMNVSFINILNILLQYTSMHPSEKELRSRFARIGIIPGQPLDTTLYSKEVLEAIREGIKDGKTALKDSIAHIENSMNLFGTRSDLRNDYLARATAAAVGIYGNTKEEAVYVGGSNDIDNHPLTGDKKYILHFTKGQIPHVEYFWSITIYNLPNRSLVQNPIDRYSIGDRSEDLKYNADGSLDIYLQSVSPGKAKEGNWLPVPAQGPFNCIIRLYGPGTDITNGTWQQPFPKEVK
- a CDS encoding GNAT family N-acetyltransferase, translating into MSINAMFRGIRPSEYSLMEDFMYEAIYHPDPTNPYPREVIYYPQVRVYWDNWGAEKDDRCLLALLNDKPVGAVWIRTFRGEPKGCGYIDKLTPEIAIAIFEQYRNQGLGTRMMNKMIALMKEKGYRQVSLSITKGNPAIRLYERLGFKIIDENEEDFIMLLQLSKNRTIYSP
- a CDS encoding AraC family transcriptional regulator, which codes for MSSFLLYLNAITTLIPVFSALSCGIMISLSIGDSLSLEEKKLKSIVAFYFGLAAIGWFTTFCYGYYPKVFVFLNVPCMLTFTLIPVLFYRIIYFLTHLEQKDRFSLLHYLIPAILTIVLLVWSFFVPFDIQLEIVNGKGLVIPAGYETYTKLFTSKPALRALFGIIYYAMIILLLVRYYKKACAPKSLVRKPAKWVFFLVGISVASMLSSMLPTFTPRSVIFTSVWTFIAAIGIATQHILLTYHIIRRKYMLYLIYPEASQVRNRQVQKEKTDHPTRRHHSGKITQQKFNAYLQKEKPYLRSDFRITELVDVFDVNRSEISGFINEEYGMNFNAYINQWRLKEMKRLAALPSNRDQNVNTYVTKAGFNDLRQYYRVLSRERYRENDMTKINELTKK
- a CDS encoding class I SAM-dependent methyltransferase produces the protein MSNKNKTTEHNTIHDFDFNLICEYFALVERQGPGSPETTVKALSFVDNLTEQSRIADIGCGTGGQTMVLAQNVPGKITALDLFPDFINIFNRNAEQLGLHERVKGVVGSMIDPLPFEKESIDLIWSEGAIYNIGFERGFNEWKQYLKTGGYIAASEATWFTDERPDEITDFWMENYPEIDTIPNKVAQIQKAGYIPVATFIIPENCWTEYFFAPCSKVQEGFLKKYAGNKMAEDLIVNQRREQGLYNKYKEFYGYVFYIAKKL
- a CDS encoding AraC family transcriptional regulator yields the protein MINIEIIQAIAFSAPMFSALVCLIFMLLYYHNSTGISTRKLTLLMIFTYIMAFFCWFGIILYVMDYDAFVRFNTFFFLALMLDQVLLYHFMFIITGTGNKRRFNTIHYIVPVILAVIMGVWSLLTPYEVQYYIVESRGENAPGYLWYSRFFSSTVPIFIIYNIIYPIAGFYRIRVYRREVVNYSADEYRTSVGWLYMLVFLILLTLPLASGVLFVHKSIFFNSTLTIIGALLPIFQYVIICYNLISGNYVIIDIDPAPPIGEIVESETSLLNRKRFEQYIYNKKPYKNSKLRIIDVAADLCTNRSYVSAFINKEYGMNFSRYINLRRLEELDNLRLLPENSKSSGLELVLMAGFSGYRSYLRVKKDENQKSILSKTIG